A segment of the Aureliella helgolandensis genome:
ATCAATCTCCCCGTGGAGTTCGATGCAAGTTCCCGCGCGAAAGTGGAATTGGTGAACCTGGGTATCGTGTCTCACTCCGAGATTCACAATGTCAGCAAGGTGCTCAACGCGGCTGCGTTGACCTATGTTGCCGCTACCCTGCAATCGATCATGACGCTCGCCTACTACATCTTCTACTACATGAGCGCCAGCCGCCGGGATTAGGAGGATGCGAGGGGCCGTGCGGGCTTGGCGAGAGGACTCGTAACTGACGAGTGCGCATCGTCCACCAAGTGGGGCGGGTGCGACTCGGCTGGCTACGAGTCGTTGGCGAGCTCGGGAAAGACTTCTTCGTTGAGGTTCTGTCGACCAACCAGAGATTTGGTGCGAGTTAGAAAGTCCGATTTGAAATTGGCCACTTGCTGTTCGGTGAGGCTGAGATGCTCAGCGACTTCTTTGTTTCCAAGTCCGACGACGAACAGCAGTTCGATGCACATCAGCTTGGTCCAGTCCCCGCGCTCCTTCCATTTGTCGATCTGCGATTTTAAAGCGTCGATGAGCGCTTGCTCCTCGAGATGCACACGCTCCCCGCTCCGCGCAATGCTGCTAGCTCCCCTGCCCCGCCCCGAAACGATCTGCCAAGGGGAGGACGAATTTTCCTGGGCGTTTTGGGTCAAGGAAATGGCGGGACGGCGTCCTTCGCGGCGCAGGCAATCGGTCAACTTGTAAGCGCAGATCGAAAACAGATAACTTTCCAGCGGACGTCGACGGTCGTAATTCGGAAGACTGTTCAAAAAACCAATGAACGTTTCCTGAACAATATCTTCGCTCGTGCTGCGATTGCGAATTCGACTTTCCACAAACGCCAGCAGACGCCCCTCGTACCGCGCGATCAAGTCCTCCCAGGCGCGGTCTTCTCCTTGACTAATGCGGTCAACCAGAATTTGCTCGGCGGTATTGGTTCCGCTCATCGATTCTGCGTTCCTTGGATAAAGTTGAGAGGGTAGACGGAATGTAGTCTAGCTCGCTTTCGACTTGGGGAAAAGTCACTGAGGCTGAGCCGTCCTTGGATCAGAGACCAATTTTCGTCGTAGTGGATTGTTGGTTGAGTCGTGTTTTCAGTTTTCCCGTGAGGGTAGCGCCCCGCATCACGCAGAAGCGGTACCACCCTTCCTTGCTCAATGCGGCAGGATGCCATTGTACACCCGCCGCGTGAGCAAGGCTGGATTCGTTGTTGCTGCACATCGGTTCGAGGGCGACTTAACCAGGACTGGAATTGAAGCGGCCGCTAACTCCACAGATCACGACGCGTGGGTTTGCTACTGAGATGCGAAGACCAAAAGTGTTTCTGAACTCGGGAGCGACTAGCGCCGCGACCAGATGAACGCAGTGAGGCCTACTGCACTGGCCCCGATGACCAAGAGAATTACCGGGCCCCATGCCAGTTGATTCATCCGCACGCTGGAAGTGTGTTGCATTGCAGGAGCCACGGGCACGTGCTCCATCTGCACTTCACCCTCGATGAAATGTAGTGGGGCAGTCGTGGGCGTTGAAGAGGTTACGGAGACGTGGTGGTAATTAGGGGCTGGATGCCGGGTGTGCGCCGGAGGGTAGGATGCTGTCCAGGTGACCGCTTGAGGCGGGCTGGGGGGGAGCGGAATCATGGTCGAAACGTCAGGTTCTGGGGCAAACACTTCGGGAGGGGCTGGCACGGAGGGGGCGACATCGTGAAGCCTTTCGGCGTGAACTGGAACTCCTTCACGATGCACTTTTAAAGAAACGAAGGATAGCAACACCAAGGCTGGAAGCACGAAGATGCAGAGCAGGATGGCAAGGGGGAACAGGCTACGTCGCTTTCTTGAGTGGTGGGAGGGGCGCGCCGCTTCTTCAGCAGGGTGTCCACCACCCAGAGACGCTAGCTTAGGGGCGCCTCGCCAGCTGCGGAGCGCTAGGTGAATCAATCCTACCAGGGCGAGGCAGGTAATCAGGCTAGTTGCCAAGACGCCCAGCCGCTCGCGTTGAACCGATTGCTTGTACCAATTGAGGATTTGCAAACGCTGTGCGGGTGTGGTGGAGACCGATACCCATTTTCGGTACATCGGCTCTCCACCAGTTTCCAGTTCGGCCGTGTATCCCTCCAGGTCATTGATGAGATTCAGGCGGATGTAGGCGTCATCAACGAGAGCCGAAATTTGGGCATAGGCACCAGGCTCTTTTACCACGACGCGATCCACATACTCGCGGACCGACGCCAGCAGAGGCTCTTTCAATGCTCCGTCCAATTCGCTCTCCGCATTGGTCGGCAACGAGCCTACCGGCCAGAGGTGAACTGACGGTGAGTAGTCTGGCTCGCTTACGATCCAGGCGGGGTAATCTGGCGGCAGCAGCGATTTGAGGTTGGGTTCCACTGACAGCCGACGGGGTTCCCTGGCTGGGATGTCCGCTGGCACGCTCAACGTCGCAGTGGCTGTCTGCTCAGCTTGGTTGGCTGGTGGAGGGGCTGTTTCGACGACTTCGACTTGAATGTCTTGGCTGGTTTCTCCCTCGACCGCTTCTCCCTCTACTTCAGCAGCCTCTGTGACGGTAGTTTCCGTGGGGATTGGAGCTGAGTCGGCTGAGTCAGCGACTGCAGCTTCCACGTCGGGCGTCTCTCCAATCAGCAGTGGACTTGGAGCACGCCCCGCATCCGGAGACGTTACATGCAAGTTCAACGTGACTTGAGCGTCGACGTCGCTCACCAGAGCGCCGACGAGCAGCGCAACCAGTGCCCAGACCAGGTGGCGGTCCCGGAGAGGTGTTGATGGCAACGTTGTGTTTCGGTTTTGGCTCATGGCAGTTTCTTCCCAAGCAATATTTTTTAGGCAGCTTGTGAGGTGTGTGAGTGCAAGCGTTCAGCCGAGTTGATCCAAGGACTGGAGAGCTGAATGGCGATGGAGGTGCAAGCAGCAATCAAGGCTCCACAGGGATGCGGAAAGGGGATGATCAAATGCACCACACCAGCCATGAGTATGCTCCAGATCACGGGCCAAATGCTAAATCGAGTACGACGAAGCGGATCGACTTGTTTCCACCAGTGAGTCAGCCCCATGACGAGCGGGAAGTAGGCGAGGAATGCAGGCAGCAAGGGCTGCTGTTGGGCATCAAAGAATCCGTGCCAGTGTCGGACCGGAAACTCCCGCCAGCCTTCTTGGGCAATGGAGCTCCATGGGACCATCAGGAATTCAGCCAAGGCGTAGGCAAACAGGCCAATCGCAAAACCGCAGGTCAACTGAACGAAACTGCGGATGGCCCAATCGCCCTCTTCGGCCTGCCAGCGTTTGCCGAGGCCGATGGAGATCCAGGCGGTTGCCAGTGAGACCAGTGCGATCCATACCGTCCCAATGAGGACCGGTTGGGTCGGATTGCCAGCACCAATTTGAAACAGGACCGCCAGAGCACTGCAGACTCCGATCACGGCACTGGCGCCAAGCCAGCTGCCTGTGACCTCGCTCCACACGCTTCCGCGTCGCACGTGAGCCAATTGCATCCGCCGGGCGAGTCGCCATTGCTTGTGGCTCATCGGGCGACTGACTTTGGGGCGATTGACTCTCTGGGGTTGCGGGACGGACTGGGCTACTGCCGGAGTTGGCATGGTGGGGGAGACGCCGTAAACAGGCTGAGCAGCAACTGGCGGCGTGGAATGCGGGCTGTGCCTAGGGCCAGTCGATCGATGCGCGCCCGCTCCAGTGCCATTCAATAGCCACCACACTGCATAGTACGGGACGTACAACATCAGCCCGAGCATGAACAGCCCGACGAATTCGCCCGCGCTGAAGATGCAAAAGATGACGGCCAACGCTAACAGCGCGGCGCGCGCCCCGCCGTTGAGGTTGAGGTGGCTCCACCAATGGTTGATGCGGAGCCAGCCGGTGTGGATGCCGCGCGCGATCGGCTCCTTGAATTTAACCGAGGTGATGGTTGGCTGTGAAGGTTGACGTTGCTGCGGTTGGCTGGCGGCAGCAGCGCTGGCGGATGCCTCAGGCTGGGGCTCCAGAGAGCGTTCGGGACGATTCGCACTCCACGGCTGATTAAAAGCGGCTGCCTGAGGCTGCGGAGATGAAGTGTGAGGTGCCGTTTGAGCAAAGGATGGATTGGTTGATTGGGAGCCGACGACTGGCGGTAGTCCGGTAGGTCGTGTCCGAACTAGCAAGTAGCGGTCGTCAACTTCCATTCCCAGGGGACGCACCATGTCTCGCACATCGCTAAAACGCTGAGCGGGGTTTTTGACCAGCGCGCTGGCGATGACCTCCCGTAACGGCGAGGGGACTAGGGAGAGATCTGGATCGGAGGTCAGGTGTTTCATGATGATCTCTTGACTGCTCTCGCCGTCAAAGGGAACCATGCCCGTTGCCAGCTCGTACAGGATGACACCGAGCGCGTAGATGTCGATCTCTTTACCGTACTCGCCTTTGCCGATCTCTGGAGCCATGTAGTGGAACGTGCCCACGCTTTCGGTTTGGCCTCCGCGACGCGAGCAGGAGATGAACTTCGACAGGCCATAGTCGCCTATTTTGACGATTCCCTCGTCTTCAAAAATATTGGCCGGCTTGAGATCGCGGTGCACAATGCCGTGGTCATGGAGATAAGCTACGCCAGCGGCGATCTGGCCGAACCAACGGTTGAGCTCCTCGCGAGGTAAACCTTGAGGGTGGTTTTCGATCACGTCGCGGAGGCTGCGACCCGATACGAATTCCATCACAATCCAGCCCTGGCTCTCCTCGTCGAACTTGATGTCGTACAAGGCAATGAGGTTGGGGTGCTTGAGGTTCATGCACTGCCGAACCCCTCGGACCTCGACATCCAAGTTGCGTTGGATCTGCTTTAGGGCAACTTCCTTACCCGCATCGTTGATCGCGAAGTAGACTTCACCGAATCCACCAACGCCCACCCCGCGCTTGATGGTGAAACCGCTCAAGGGCTGATCGCCGTTGCCAAATCTAAATTTCATGGCTGTTCCTTGTGCAGTAATCACGTGTCGGATCGCTTTTCTCGAAATGGTTACGAGCTGTGCCAAATTTGTGGGAGTGTCTGGGCCAGTGCCCATCCCTTGTCGTTCCGTCCAGTATTGTGGTCGCCAGGCTCAGCCTGGGAGTGAGGCGTAAGTAGGTGCCTATGACTCTTGCCTTGCTCCTGCGGCGGGGTACTCTTCGGATATGCCGCTAAGCGAAGGATGGGTAGTAGGGCCTTGTTTATGTTTACGCTTCGGATTGCATTGGTTGGGTCGATCGCAAAGTGACTGAATCGGCGGTCGCTAGGCAGCCGACGCAAGTCGGTGGATGTTTAGCATTCGTCTCAGGGGCTTTGTATCTTGGCATAAAAACGGGCAACATAGGGCGCCGCTTTTTCTCCGAGCTCGCTTGGGCAAGCAGGAGGCGACTCAGTGCGATCTATTCAATACTCAGTGAAAAATCCTCTCCTTGCACGCGCATTCCCGACACTAGCGGGACCTTGCCCGCACTGGGCTGACCATTGATGGTTACGCCCATTGGTAGTCGAAAGAACCAATTCTCCTGGTGGCGGTAGAGCTGAACTTCCTGCGACCAGTTGGGGCAGACGATGTGGCAATGGTTCGTAGCGCCCAGCAGGCAGGAGTCGGCCATCAGCAAAACACCATCCACGCTCGGTTTAAAGCGATGGTGGCTGACCAAGTCGAGTCGGGCCGTCGCACTCAAGCGATTTGCGACGGTAAACTTCAGCTTCACGCGCTCGCCCAGCTGCAGGGTGTGTCCAGAATGCAATAATTGTGGTCGCTCTACTGCTGCGCCATCAAGCCGCGTCGACTGTAGTGGCTGGAGCAAGTAGTCGCTGCCGCTGCGAATGATGGCCGCCGCTTGCCGGCTCAAATCACCCACAATCGGTACCGAGACAGGGCTTCCGGAGAGAGCCTGGCCAATCACAATGTCGTTGGAACTGACGAGCAAGTATCCTCCAACCCCATCAATCCATAAGATTCGGCGCTGTTTTCCCGCCGAGCTTGATGCTAGCAACTCGCCCGCAGGAGAGTCGCTTGATTGCGAAGAGGGAGGGAGGGGCGTGGGAGCGGATGTCGAGTTGGGCTCCAGCATGAATTTCCTCCAAGGTCCAATCAATCCCTGTAGCGCTGCATTCATTCCAAGGCGGCTTTCCATTGTAATCCATCTTAGTGGCACTGCCTGCGCACGACGCCCTCCGCAGGGGCTCCCGCGGAGGGCGATCGGTGAACTTTTGCTCGGGAGGACTGATGAAAGGCTTTCCCTACAACTCTTGCGAGCTGACCAGTGTTTGGACTTCGGGTTGTCCTTCACCGAAGTAGGTCGCAATTTCGTCGAGCAAGTTATCGTCCTGCGGTTCATCCAAGCGAATGCTGCCGGCCAGGGAACCCTCACTATCGACAAGCCGTTCAGCCACGTCGATCCGCGTTGCAATCGAGTCCAGCAGTTGTCGAGTGTGGCTAAGTTGGCTATCGTCGATCGAGACAGGGCTGGCGGTTTGCGCGACTTCAACCATCGTCATTCGAGCTTGCAGATTCTCAACTTGAACCTCCAATTCGCGTTTAGCGGCTAGCATCTCATCCAGCTTCATCCGAGCCGCATCTAGGTTCCGTTCACGGGCGTCCAGGACTTGTTCAAGTTTCGAGGTTGTCGCCTCATGAACTTGAAACTGCTTGAAGCGATGGGACAGGTCCTCTTGGACCTGAGACGCTGAGTAATTGCGACCTGCGTAGACAAACTTTGTTGAGCCGCTTTGCAGATCTTCCTTGAGCCGCATGATGTCGTCGCGGTTTTGAGCCAGCGAGGCTTGCTTCTTCACGATCTGGTCGCTCAATTTCTTGACTTCGACCTCTTCGCGAACGACCACTTGGAGATTGTTGGCAATCTCAGGTTTGAGGTCTTGAATCATTTGCCGCGCCCGCTTGAGTTCCCATTCGATGGGGACGCTGCTGCGGACCGATTCGCTGGCGGTCGTCACCCCGGTCCGAACATAACTCCAGGCTCCAGTGCCGGCGACAGTTACCGTTCCGAGTAGCGCGAGCACTCCGAGCAAGGTAATCTTCTTTAACATGTTATTTCTCCAACCGGTTAAGGCTTACAGGCATTTGCGAGGTCATAGTCCATGAGCTCGTTCGTGCAATCGAGTATGTGTTTGAATGCTGTCAGCTTCCCGAAGCCAGCCGAGGCTAGCCCTGCCAACTTGGGCCTTGCTGTCTATGCACGGTTATTCGCTGTGGCTGTCGGTCTCTTGGAAGAATCGTCTGCTTTTTCTGGAAATACTGCCGCGACGGCGCGGTGCTTCCTGCCGCATTTGTCGCAAAATGTCTCAATGTGGAACGGAAATGTCTCCTTTTGGCAGCAAAATTAATTTTGAACGAACTTGTATTGTCGATC
Coding sequences within it:
- a CDS encoding RNA polymerase sigma factor gives rise to the protein MSGTNTAEQILVDRISQGEDRAWEDLIARYEGRLLAFVESRIRNRSTSEDIVQETFIGFLNSLPNYDRRRPLESYLFSICAYKLTDCLRREGRRPAISLTQNAQENSSSPWQIVSGRGRGASSIARSGERVHLEEQALIDALKSQIDKWKERGDWTKLMCIELLFVVGLGNKEVAEHLSLTEQQVANFKSDFLTRTKSLVGRQNLNEEVFPELANDS
- a CDS encoding serine/threonine-protein kinase; translation: MKFRFGNGDQPLSGFTIKRGVGVGGFGEVYFAINDAGKEVALKQIQRNLDVEVRGVRQCMNLKHPNLIALYDIKFDEESQGWIVMEFVSGRSLRDVIENHPQGLPREELNRWFGQIAAGVAYLHDHGIVHRDLKPANIFEDEGIVKIGDYGLSKFISCSRRGGQTESVGTFHYMAPEIGKGEYGKEIDIYALGVILYELATGMVPFDGESSQEIIMKHLTSDPDLSLVPSPLREVIASALVKNPAQRFSDVRDMVRPLGMEVDDRYLLVRTRPTGLPPVVGSQSTNPSFAQTAPHTSSPQPQAAAFNQPWSANRPERSLEPQPEASASAAAASQPQQRQPSQPTITSVKFKEPIARGIHTGWLRINHWWSHLNLNGGARAALLALAVIFCIFSAGEFVGLFMLGLMLYVPYYAVWWLLNGTGAGAHRSTGPRHSPHSTPPVAAQPVYGVSPTMPTPAVAQSVPQPQRVNRPKVSRPMSHKQWRLARRMQLAHVRRGSVWSEVTGSWLGASAVIGVCSALAVLFQIGAGNPTQPVLIGTVWIALVSLATAWISIGLGKRWQAEEGDWAIRSFVQLTCGFAIGLFAYALAEFLMVPWSSIAQEGWREFPVRHWHGFFDAQQQPLLPAFLAYFPLVMGLTHWWKQVDPLRRTRFSIWPVIWSILMAGVVHLIIPFPHPCGALIAACTSIAIQLSSPWINSAERLHSHTSQAA
- a CDS encoding FHA domain-containing protein; protein product: MESRLGMNAALQGLIGPWRKFMLEPNSTSAPTPLPPSSQSSDSPAGELLASSSAGKQRRILWIDGVGGYLLVSSNDIVIGQALSGSPVSVPIVGDLSRQAAAIIRSGSDYLLQPLQSTRLDGAAVERPQLLHSGHTLQLGERVKLKFTVANRLSATARLDLVSHHRFKPSVDGVLLMADSCLLGATNHCHIVCPNWSQEVQLYRHQENWFFRLPMGVTINGQPSAGKVPLVSGMRVQGEDFSLSIE